Proteins co-encoded in one Meiothermus sp. genomic window:
- a CDS encoding sensor histidine kinase KdpD codes for MTLRLRLLLWLLLALVLLLFPLGALTVQQAQRTVQEALERAVLARLGFLVSQGAVRVQDLAQVVQEFGGVGFILGPQGRTTFTDLGDYQLPEGLEQALRAGQGFRQVRDNWLWVALPGEEGGLGLGTPLEEVAALPQRLLQLYLGLGGVLALLAFGVGAWGLTRSLRPLETLSRELARRNAENLEPLPPPGLPEVRPAVRAMNALMGELEAALHRSRVQEQAARRFAYGASHELRNPLTALKGYLEVLQRRPGELRATEGALREAARMESLLQGLLTLARLEGQGRVRGQPLNLKAFLEQHGLRVEGDGWVEADPDLLALIVENLVQNATKHGGGVEKVELEPAQEGVWLWVDDRGSGFQPEVLPRAFEAFVKNDQSDGVGLGLALVAAVAQVMGGKTHAENRPEGGARVGVWLPTAKIRQP; via the coding sequence ATGACCCTCCGCCTGCGTCTTCTGCTGTGGTTGTTGCTGGCCCTGGTGCTGCTGTTGTTTCCGCTGGGAGCCCTGACGGTACAGCAGGCCCAGCGCACCGTGCAGGAGGCCCTCGAGCGGGCGGTGCTGGCCCGGCTGGGTTTTCTGGTCAGCCAGGGGGCAGTGCGTGTTCAGGATCTGGCCCAGGTAGTGCAGGAGTTTGGCGGGGTGGGCTTTATCCTGGGCCCCCAAGGCCGCACGACCTTTACCGACCTGGGCGATTACCAGCTCCCCGAGGGCCTCGAGCAGGCCCTGCGAGCGGGGCAGGGTTTTCGGCAGGTGCGGGACAACTGGCTGTGGGTGGCGCTGCCCGGCGAGGAGGGGGGCCTGGGCCTGGGCACGCCCCTGGAGGAGGTGGCGGCCCTGCCCCAGCGGCTGTTGCAGCTTTATCTGGGGCTGGGGGGGGTGCTGGCCCTGCTGGCCTTTGGCGTGGGGGCCTGGGGCCTGACCCGCTCGCTCCGGCCCCTGGAGACCCTTTCGCGCGAGCTGGCCCGCCGCAATGCCGAAAACCTCGAGCCCCTCCCGCCCCCGGGGCTGCCCGAGGTGCGGCCGGCAGTAAGGGCCATGAACGCCCTGATGGGTGAGCTCGAGGCCGCTTTGCACCGCTCGAGGGTGCAGGAGCAGGCCGCGCGGCGCTTTGCCTATGGGGCCTCCCACGAACTGCGCAACCCCCTGACGGCCCTCAAAGGGTATCTGGAAGTCTTGCAGCGCCGGCCCGGCGAGCTCCGGGCCACCGAGGGGGCGCTGCGCGAGGCGGCCCGGATGGAGTCGCTGCTGCAAGGCCTGCTGACGCTGGCCCGCCTCGAGGGCCAGGGACGGGTGCGGGGCCAGCCGCTGAACCTGAAAGCCTTCCTCGAACAGCACGGGCTTAGGGTGGAGGGCGACGGCTGGGTGGAGGCCGACCCCGATCTGCTGGCGCTTATTGTAGAGAACCTTGTGCAGAACGCCACCAAACACGGCGGGGGCGTGGAGAAGGTGGAGCTCGAGCCCGCTCAAGAGGGCGTTTGGCTGTGGGTAGACGATAGGGGTTCCGGCTTTCAGCCTGAAGTCTTGCCCAGGGCCTTTGAAGCCTTTGTTAAAAACGACCAGAGCGACGGGGTGGGCCTGGGCTTGGCTCTGGTAGCGGCTGTGGCCCAGGTGATGGGGGGTAAAACCCATGCCGAGAACCGCCCGGAAGGTGGGGCACGGGTGGGAGTTTGGCTTCCCACAGCAAAAATCCGTCAGCCCTGA
- a CDS encoding GMC family oxidoreductase, with translation MRQVYDYVIVGAGAAGCVLANRLSARPDRTVLVLEAGEPMQGLYCKAPAAFPKLFKGPYDWAFFTEPQAELEGRSLYWPRGKGLGGSSGINAMIVIRGNPRDYDDWQQPGWSFAEVLPYFKKLETHPLGPSPYHGDQGPLHVEVRRYTNPLTEAFLEAAQQWGLKRNDDFNGPEQEGVGLFHVNQKNGARHSAAAAYLTPALPRPNLDAQTGARAHRILFEGATAVGVEYRHQGQRWQVRARRAVIVSSGAVQSPQLLMLSGIGPADHLKALGLEVRQDLPVGQNLWDHLALPVIWHSTQPVSLDKAENLANILRYLLAQRGPFVSNIAEAGAFLRTQPQAPAPDLQFHFGPAFFSNHGFDREEGYFFTIGPTLVAPQSRGFIALRSADPEAAPLIQPRYLSEPEDLEVLQAGVAIAREIAAQKAFDPYRGQPHARQAGEIRAYIRRHAQTLYHPAGTCSMGQVVDANLKVYGTENLYVVDASVMPGVVRGNTHIPTLMLAEKAADGLLSL, from the coding sequence ATGAGACAAGTGTACGACTACGTCATCGTAGGAGCCGGGGCAGCGGGGTGTGTGCTGGCCAACCGCCTCTCGGCCCGGCCCGATCGCACGGTGCTGGTGCTCGAGGCCGGTGAGCCCATGCAGGGGCTGTACTGCAAGGCCCCGGCGGCCTTCCCCAAGCTGTTCAAGGGGCCCTACGACTGGGCTTTTTTTACCGAGCCCCAGGCCGAGCTGGAGGGGCGCAGCCTGTACTGGCCGCGGGGCAAGGGGCTGGGGGGGAGCAGCGGGATCAACGCCATGATCGTCATTCGTGGCAACCCCCGCGACTACGACGACTGGCAGCAGCCCGGCTGGTCGTTTGCCGAGGTGCTGCCCTACTTCAAGAAGCTCGAGACCCACCCCCTGGGCCCCTCCCCCTACCACGGCGACCAAGGCCCCCTGCACGTGGAGGTGCGCAGGTACACCAACCCCCTGACCGAGGCCTTCCTCGAGGCCGCCCAGCAATGGGGCCTGAAGCGCAACGACGACTTCAACGGCCCCGAGCAGGAAGGGGTGGGCCTGTTCCATGTCAACCAGAAAAACGGGGCCCGGCACAGCGCCGCCGCGGCCTATCTGACCCCGGCCCTGCCGCGCCCCAACCTGGACGCCCAGACCGGGGCCCGGGCCCACCGCATCTTGTTTGAAGGGGCTACAGCGGTGGGGGTGGAGTACCGCCACCAGGGCCAGCGCTGGCAGGTGCGGGCCCGCCGGGCGGTGATCGTCTCGAGCGGGGCGGTGCAGTCCCCCCAGCTCCTGATGCTCTCAGGCATCGGCCCTGCCGACCACCTCAAAGCCCTTGGCCTCGAGGTGCGGCAAGACCTGCCGGTGGGACAGAACCTGTGGGATCACCTGGCCCTGCCGGTCATCTGGCACAGCACCCAGCCGGTGAGCCTGGACAAAGCCGAGAACCTCGCCAACATCCTGCGCTACCTGCTGGCCCAGCGCGGCCCGTTCGTAAGCAACATCGCCGAGGCGGGGGCCTTTTTGCGCACCCAGCCCCAGGCCCCTGCACCCGACCTGCAGTTTCATTTTGGGCCGGCTTTTTTCAGCAACCACGGCTTCGACCGCGAGGAAGGCTACTTTTTCACCATCGGCCCCACCCTGGTGGCCCCCCAGAGCCGGGGCTTTATTGCCCTCAGGAGCGCCGACCCGGAGGCCGCGCCCCTCATCCAGCCGCGTTACCTGAGCGAGCCAGAGGATCTCGAGGTTTTGCAGGCCGGGGTGGCGATTGCCCGCGAAATCGCCGCGCAAAAAGCCTTCGACCCCTACCGGGGCCAGCCCCACGCCCGGCAGGCCGGGGAGATCCGGGCTTACATCCGCCGCCATGCCCAGACCCTCTACCACCCCGCCGGAACCTGCAGCATGGGGCAGGTGGTGGACGCCAACCTGAAGGTTTACGGCACCGAGAACCTGTATGTGGTGGACGCCTCGGTGATGCCGGGGGTGGTGCGGGGCAACACCCACATCCCTACCCTGATGCTGGCCGAGAAGGCCGCCGATGGGTTGCTGAGCCTCTAG
- the typA gene encoding translational GTPase TypA: protein MELRNIAIIAHVDHGKTTLVDAMLKQAKALSRHDEGGERIMDSNDLERERGITILAKNTAVEWGGVKINIVDTPGHADFGGEVERALSMVDGVLLLVDAAEGPMPQTRFVLKKAIEAGLKPIVVINKVDKKDARPDEVLNETFDLMAELGASEEQLDFPYLYAIGREGAAWLGDQPKPDLTDLFETILKHIPAPQVAQGPFQLRVANLDYSNFLGKIALGKVHRGTVRKNQFVTIVGEHGNRDLKVVAVFTHRGLERLEVDEATPGDIVAIAGMEGVEIGDTIAAREAPEALPRLAVDEPTVSITVTPNTSPFAGREGKYVTSRQIRERLLKELETNVALRVIEVTPDTFELHGRGELHLSVLLETMRREGFEFSVGQPSVLFKELEGQIQEPYEYLVVDVPEAKFGPVMEALGSRKAQMVHMEQESGRIRAEFTVPARALFGFRTMFLTLTAGEGVMSHNFHAYGPHVGSLETRTTGSAVAMEAGVAYAYSLYRLQERVNFFIEPGTEVYVGMIVGEHVRDNDLNVNVNINKKLTNVRAAGSDENIRLIPPRKFSLEEALEFLAPDELLEVTPQSLRLRKRVLDPSQRKRAETA, encoded by the coding sequence ATGGAACTCAGAAACATCGCAATTATTGCGCACGTAGACCATGGTAAGACCACCCTGGTAGACGCGATGCTCAAGCAGGCCAAAGCCCTCTCACGCCACGACGAAGGGGGCGAGCGCATTATGGACTCCAACGATCTGGAGCGCGAGCGCGGCATTACCATTCTAGCCAAGAACACCGCAGTGGAATGGGGGGGCGTAAAAATCAACATCGTGGACACCCCCGGCCACGCCGACTTTGGCGGCGAGGTGGAGCGCGCGCTTTCGATGGTGGATGGGGTGCTGCTCCTGGTGGACGCCGCCGAGGGCCCCATGCCCCAGACCCGCTTCGTGCTCAAGAAGGCCATCGAGGCCGGCCTCAAGCCCATCGTGGTGATCAACAAAGTGGACAAGAAGGACGCCCGGCCCGACGAGGTCTTGAACGAGACCTTCGACCTGATGGCCGAGCTGGGGGCCTCCGAAGAACAGCTCGACTTCCCCTACCTCTACGCCATTGGCCGCGAGGGCGCGGCCTGGCTGGGCGACCAGCCCAAGCCCGACCTGACCGACCTTTTCGAGACCATCCTCAAGCACATCCCGGCCCCCCAGGTGGCCCAGGGCCCCTTCCAGCTTCGTGTGGCCAACCTCGACTACTCCAACTTCCTGGGCAAGATTGCCCTAGGCAAGGTGCACCGCGGCACGGTGCGTAAAAACCAGTTCGTGACCATCGTGGGCGAACACGGCAACCGCGACCTTAAGGTGGTGGCGGTGTTTACCCACCGGGGCCTGGAGCGCCTCGAGGTGGACGAGGCCACCCCCGGCGATATCGTGGCCATTGCCGGGATGGAAGGCGTCGAGATTGGCGATACCATAGCGGCCCGCGAAGCCCCCGAGGCCCTGCCCCGCCTGGCGGTGGACGAGCCCACGGTGAGCATCACCGTGACCCCCAACACCTCGCCTTTTGCCGGACGGGAGGGCAAGTACGTGACCAGCCGCCAGATCCGCGAGCGGCTTTTGAAGGAGCTCGAGACCAACGTGGCCCTGCGGGTCATCGAGGTCACGCCCGATACCTTCGAGCTGCACGGGCGCGGTGAGCTGCACCTGTCGGTGCTGCTCGAGACCATGCGGCGCGAGGGCTTCGAGTTCTCGGTGGGCCAGCCCAGCGTGCTGTTCAAGGAGCTCGAGGGCCAGATTCAAGAGCCCTACGAGTACCTGGTGGTGGACGTGCCCGAGGCCAAATTCGGCCCGGTGATGGAGGCCCTGGGCAGCCGCAAGGCCCAGATGGTGCACATGGAGCAGGAATCGGGCCGTATCCGGGCCGAGTTCACCGTGCCCGCCCGTGCCCTGTTCGGCTTCCGCACCATGTTCCTCACCCTTACCGCGGGCGAGGGCGTAATGAGCCACAACTTCCACGCCTACGGGCCGCACGTGGGCAGCCTGGAGACCCGTACCACCGGCAGCGCGGTGGCGATGGAGGCGGGTGTGGCCTATGCCTATAGCCTGTACCGCTTGCAGGAGCGGGTCAATTTTTTCATCGAGCCCGGCACCGAGGTGTACGTGGGCATGATTGTGGGCGAGCACGTGCGCGACAACGACCTGAACGTGAACGTCAACATCAACAAAAAGCTCACCAACGTGCGGGCCGCCGGCTCCGACGAGAACATCCGGCTCATCCCCCCGCGCAAGTTTTCGCTGGAAGAGGCGCTGGAATTCCTGGCCCCGGACGAGCTTCTGGAAGTAACCCCCCAGAGCCTGCGCCTGCGCAAGCGGGTGCTCGACCCCAGCCAGCGCAAGCGGGCCGAGACAGCTTAA
- a CDS encoding sugar phosphate isomerase/epimerase yields MKPSLPVLGLALPIERLPEFRPWLLEHGGRDLELQDAVRPEVLDGDWQPLVAQARQALDGYTGRMGIHGPYDGLWMASFDPFVRRMIAERYRRALEFAADLGASHMVIHSPFLFFGHPQMAHTPGNGLEREIEWVHDTLQTVLPLARNLGLVLVIENIRDTNPQPLRTLVQSFGSEHVRMSLDVGHAHLMQQLGGPAPDQWVKEAGPLLAHLHLQDNDGLLDRHWSPGQGGVNWRALFAALQTLQGHPRLILEVRHEQLPVAAQWLVAQGLAC; encoded by the coding sequence ATGAAACCTTCCCTGCCCGTGCTTGGTTTAGCCCTGCCCATAGAACGCCTGCCCGAGTTTCGCCCCTGGCTTCTGGAGCATGGGGGACGCGACCTCGAGCTACAGGATGCGGTGCGCCCGGAGGTGCTGGACGGCGACTGGCAGCCCCTGGTGGCCCAAGCCCGGCAGGCCCTGGACGGCTACACCGGACGAATGGGGATTCACGGCCCCTACGACGGCCTCTGGATGGCCTCCTTCGACCCCTTTGTGCGGCGGATGATCGCCGAGCGCTACCGGCGGGCCCTGGAGTTTGCCGCCGACCTGGGGGCCAGCCATATGGTCATTCACAGCCCTTTTCTATTCTTCGGCCACCCCCAGATGGCCCATACGCCCGGTAACGGCCTCGAGCGCGAGATCGAGTGGGTGCACGACACCCTCCAGACCGTGCTGCCGCTGGCCCGCAACCTGGGGTTGGTGCTGGTCATCGAGAACATCCGCGATACCAACCCGCAGCCCCTGCGCACCCTGGTGCAGTCGTTTGGCTCCGAGCACGTGCGCATGAGCCTGGACGTGGGCCATGCCCACCTGATGCAGCAGCTCGGGGGCCCCGCACCCGACCAGTGGGTCAAAGAAGCTGGCCCGCTGCTGGCCCACCTGCACCTGCAGGACAACGACGGCCTGCTGGATCGCCACTGGAGCCCCGGCCAGGGCGGGGTCAACTGGCGGGCCCTGTTTGCGGCCCTCCAGACCCTTCAGGGCCACCCCCGCCTCATCCTGGAGGTGCGGCACGAGCAACTGCCCGTGGCCGCTCAATGGCTGGTAGCCCAGGGGCTGGCCTGCTAA
- a CDS encoding carbohydrate ABC transporter permease, which yields MINAKNSERNLQNSIPTRRIGRLGEGLEVALLLLPALLLLLVFTVWPTLNAFWLSFHRENLLGTERDWVGLANYAEMLRDPAFWRAVGATFLFAAIVVPVQLLLGLLAALMVARPFPGVALFRTLFFLTTAVPTAVAAVAWGWYLHPIGGTVNRWLEAVGLPAQPWLTSPELALPTLAIVTAWAGVGFTAILLTAGLQQIPEDLYEAARIDGAGAWRQFWHITLPMLSPTLFLVALLTVLTSLTAFGQIHLLTRGGPMESTTVWIYRIYQDAFFNFRFSYAAAQSVALFLVLLLLAALQFRGLGRRVHYE from the coding sequence ATGATTAATGCCAAAAACTCCGAGCGAAACCTGCAAAATTCCATCCCAACGCGCCGGATAGGGCGGCTGGGCGAGGGCCTCGAGGTGGCCCTGCTGCTGCTTCCAGCCCTGCTTCTGCTGCTGGTATTCACCGTCTGGCCCACCCTCAACGCCTTCTGGCTCTCCTTTCACCGCGAGAACCTTCTGGGCACCGAGCGGGACTGGGTGGGCCTGGCCAACTACGCCGAGATGCTGCGCGACCCGGCTTTCTGGCGCGCGGTGGGGGCCACCTTCCTGTTTGCGGCCATCGTGGTTCCGGTACAGCTTTTGCTGGGGCTGCTGGCGGCGCTGATGGTGGCGCGGCCCTTTCCCGGCGTGGCGCTGTTTCGCACCCTGTTTTTCCTTACCACGGCGGTGCCGACCGCGGTAGCGGCGGTGGCCTGGGGCTGGTATCTGCACCCCATCGGGGGGACCGTCAACCGCTGGCTGGAGGCGGTGGGCCTGCCGGCCCAGCCCTGGCTAACCAGCCCTGAGCTGGCCCTGCCCACCCTGGCGATTGTCACCGCCTGGGCCGGGGTGGGCTTTACCGCCATCCTCTTGACCGCGGGGCTCCAGCAGATCCCCGAAGACCTCTACGAGGCGGCCCGGATTGATGGGGCCGGAGCCTGGAGGCAGTTCTGGCACATCACCCTTCCCATGCTCTCGCCCACCCTGTTTCTGGTGGCCCTGCTGACGGTGCTCACCAGCCTGACCGCCTTCGGCCAGATCCACCTGCTGACCCGCGGCGGCCCCATGGAGAGCACCACGGTCTGGATTTACCGCATCTACCAGGACGCTTTCTTCAACTTCCGCTTTAGCTATGCGGCGGCGCAGTCGGTGGCGCTGTTTCTGGTTCTGCTTTTGCTGGCCGCGCTGCAGTTCCGCGGCCTGGGCCGGAGGGTGCACTATGAGTAG
- a CDS encoding carbohydrate ABC transporter permease, whose product MSSLPRWLARPLFYLLLGVYAWLLVLPLLSLVSASFRTESDLFTPGLLPPQPTLEAYREALAKHPILRYLLNSLGVSLAITLGVLLTSATLGYALARVRFAGQSLLFGFVVGLLLIPDEVTFLPRYLLVQELGWINSYWALIVPFLASPLGIFLMRQFIKSLPQDLFDAARIDGAGHLRTLWYVALPLAAPALGALGALSFLGAWNMYLWPLVVINQNEMKTVQIAIAQVQSVEVSSWNVVAAAAVLVLLPTLLAFLLAQRAFIRGIALGGLKG is encoded by the coding sequence ATGAGTAGCCTGCCCCGCTGGTTGGCCCGCCCGTTGTTTTACCTGCTCCTGGGGGTCTACGCCTGGCTTTTGGTGTTGCCGCTCTTGAGCCTGGTCTCGGCCAGTTTTCGTACCGAATCCGACCTCTTCACCCCGGGCCTGCTGCCCCCCCAGCCCACCCTCGAGGCCTACCGGGAAGCCCTGGCCAAACACCCCATCCTGCGCTACCTGCTCAACAGCCTGGGGGTCTCGCTGGCCATCACTTTAGGGGTGCTGCTGACCTCAGCCACCCTGGGGTATGCCCTGGCCCGGGTTCGCTTTGCCGGGCAGAGCCTCTTGTTCGGCTTTGTGGTGGGGCTCCTGCTCATCCCCGACGAGGTGACCTTCCTGCCGCGCTACCTGCTGGTACAGGAGCTGGGCTGGATCAATAGCTACTGGGCGCTGATTGTGCCTTTTCTGGCCTCGCCGCTGGGCATCTTCCTGATGCGGCAGTTCATCAAAAGCCTGCCCCAGGATCTCTTCGATGCCGCGCGGATCGACGGGGCCGGCCACCTGCGGACGCTCTGGTACGTGGCCCTGCCCCTGGCCGCCCCGGCCCTGGGGGCCCTGGGGGCGCTGAGCTTTCTGGGGGCCTGGAACATGTACCTCTGGCCGCTGGTGGTGATCAACCAGAACGAGATGAAAACCGTGCAGATCGCCATCGCTCAGGTGCAGAGCGTGGAGGTCTCGAGCTGGAACGTGGTGGCGGCGGCAGCGGTGCTGGTGCTGCTGCCCACTTTGCTGGCCTTTCTGCTGGCCCAGCGGGCCTTTATCCGGGGCATCGCGCTGGGTGGGCTAAAGGGATAA
- a CDS encoding ABC transporter substrate-binding protein, with protein sequence MLRLWLILAGIALGGLGLAQQRITIDFWHSMGGVLGEATEALVKDFNAAQNRVTVRSQFVGSYDDGLNKLRAALQAGGQGRPNVIQVYDIGARFMADSGAVLPLEDLARANNFDLSQFVSQPRNYYTVDGKLYGLAFNSSNPILYFNAQALEQAGIPYRNTWSLADLEAAARKLTIKDASGKTTRYGLSIPIDSWFMEQFSYNSGQYFCNNENGRKARATEVTFNNPAAVAFLDTWARLVREGVAANTGRNWADSQSLFAQGNAAIAVYSTASLTGVLRQVGNRFPVRTAFYPYLRERNGTAIGGAAVYLIRGFSDEQNAASWEFIRFLLRPETQAKWIIGTGYFPVVKGVTELPSVRQAYVRQPNYTTAVRQLETSKVNTSSAGCLMGGFTEIRQIVQSAIEEALRGKPAQQALDEAKQRADQVLARYNASVRQ encoded by the coding sequence ATGCTCAGACTTTGGTTGATTCTGGCAGGCATCGCACTGGGGGGGCTGGGGCTGGCCCAGCAGCGCATCACCATCGACTTCTGGCACTCCATGGGCGGGGTGCTGGGCGAGGCCACCGAGGCCCTGGTCAAGGACTTTAACGCCGCGCAGAACCGGGTCACGGTGCGCAGCCAGTTCGTGGGCTCCTACGACGACGGCCTCAACAAGCTGCGGGCCGCTTTGCAGGCTGGGGGACAGGGCCGCCCCAACGTGATCCAGGTCTACGATATCGGGGCCCGGTTCATGGCCGACTCGGGCGCGGTGTTGCCCCTCGAAGACCTGGCCCGCGCCAACAACTTCGACCTCTCCCAGTTTGTCAGCCAGCCCCGTAACTACTACACCGTGGACGGGAAGCTGTATGGACTGGCCTTCAACAGCTCCAACCCCATCCTCTACTTCAACGCCCAGGCCCTGGAGCAGGCCGGCATCCCCTACCGCAACACCTGGAGCCTGGCCGACCTCGAGGCCGCCGCGCGCAAGCTGACCATCAAAGATGCCTCTGGCAAGACCACCCGCTACGGCCTCTCCATCCCCATAGATAGCTGGTTTATGGAGCAGTTCAGCTACAACTCCGGCCAGTACTTCTGCAACAACGAGAACGGCCGCAAAGCCCGGGCCACCGAGGTGACCTTTAACAACCCGGCGGCGGTGGCCTTCCTGGACACCTGGGCCCGCCTGGTACGGGAGGGGGTGGCGGCCAACACCGGGCGCAACTGGGCCGATAGCCAGAGCCTGTTCGCCCAGGGCAACGCGGCCATTGCGGTGTACTCCACAGCCTCGCTTACCGGGGTGCTGCGCCAGGTGGGCAACCGTTTCCCGGTGCGCACCGCTTTCTACCCCTACCTGCGCGAGCGCAACGGCACGGCCATCGGCGGGGCGGCGGTCTACCTGATCCGTGGTTTCAGCGACGAGCAGAACGCGGCCTCGTGGGAGTTCATCCGCTTCTTGCTGCGCCCCGAGACCCAGGCCAAATGGATTATCGGCACCGGCTACTTCCCGGTGGTCAAAGGGGTGACCGAGCTGCCCAGCGTGCGCCAGGCCTATGTGCGCCAGCCCAACTACACCACTGCGGTACGGCAGCTCGAGACCTCCAAGGTCAACACCTCTTCGGCAGGCTGCTTGATGGGTGGATTCACCGAGATCCGCCAGATTGTACAGTCGGCCATCGAGGAGGCCCTGCGGGGCAAGCCGGCCCAGCAGGCCCTCGACGAGGCCAAGCAGCGGGCCGATCAGGTACTCGCCCGCTACAACGCCAGCGTCCGGCAGTAA
- the purU gene encoding formyltetrahydrofolate deformylase produces MQSDTTARLLITCPDRPGIVAAVSNFLFNHGANITALDQHSTDPEGGLFFMRLEFQTPHLDVSREILEKAFAERVAARFEMNWRIAYAADLKKVAILVSKYDHALLELLWRHSNRELPCTITQVISNHPDLRPEVERFGIPYHHVPVEKDRKEEAEAQILHLLGDTDLVVLARYMQILTPQFVARYPHRIINIHHSFLPAFVGANPYKQAYTRGVKIIGATAHYVTEELDQGPIIEQDVARVSHRHDVADLVRLGRDLERNVLARAVQWHLEDRIIVYGNKTVVFS; encoded by the coding sequence ATGCAGTCGGATACCACTGCACGCCTTCTGATTACCTGCCCCGACCGGCCCGGCATTGTGGCGGCGGTCTCGAATTTTCTCTTCAACCACGGGGCCAACATCACCGCGCTCGACCAGCACTCCACCGACCCCGAGGGGGGGCTCTTCTTCATGCGGCTGGAGTTCCAGACCCCGCACCTCGATGTATCGCGGGAAATCCTCGAGAAAGCCTTTGCTGAGCGGGTGGCGGCCCGCTTCGAGATGAACTGGCGCATCGCCTACGCCGCCGACCTCAAGAAAGTAGCCATCCTGGTCTCCAAATACGACCACGCCCTGCTGGAGCTCCTCTGGCGGCACAGCAACCGGGAACTGCCCTGTACCATCACCCAGGTCATCTCCAACCACCCCGACCTGCGGCCCGAGGTGGAGCGCTTTGGCATTCCCTACCACCACGTGCCGGTGGAGAAAGACCGCAAAGAAGAGGCCGAGGCGCAGATCCTGCACCTGCTGGGGGATACCGACCTGGTGGTGCTGGCCCGCTACATGCAGATTCTCACCCCGCAGTTTGTGGCCCGCTACCCCCACCGCATCATCAACATCCACCACTCCTTCCTGCCGGCTTTTGTGGGGGCCAATCCCTACAAACAGGCCTATACGCGGGGCGTGAAGATCATCGGGGCCACCGCCCACTACGTGACCGAAGAACTGGATCAGGGCCCCATCATCGAGCAGGACGTGGCCCGGGTCTCGCACCGGCACGACGTGGCCGACCTGGTGCGGCTGGGGCGTGACCTCGAGCGCAACGTGCTGGCTCGAGCGGTGCAGTGGCACCTGGAAGACCGCATCATCGTGTACGGCAACAAGACGGTGGTGTTTTCATAA
- a CDS encoding S1C family serine protease — translation MYMRNSSILLGLLLMVGGGVLWFNLSKSQSSLPASSEPQVQAQAQSFDQNRAFLENERNTIDIVQRTGDGVVFVAVRATPRVSNDFGFFAPFLQPQPQEGTGSGFVLDQDGLILTNYHVIEGADQITVRFHNDPKSYPARVIGRAEPLDMALIRVQAPRDKLKPMRLADSDQVRVGQKAIAMGNPFGLEFTVTEGIVSAIRRNPNDGSGGGKGAFVPTVIQTDAAINPGNSGGPLLNSRGEVIGINTFIYSSAGAFGAAQSAGIGFAIPINLAKQYLNDLKAGKDITAEEIVRSRPRLGVTLSLLSMAEYPENIRRQNRLPDTGLMIQQVERGSPAERAGLRAATRTVQLQLRTGQVIELGVNGDILLEADGNPINNINDLRAVLLSKKPGEAVTLKIWRDGQTREVRVVPQVIR, via the coding sequence ATGTACATGAGAAATTCTTCCATTCTCCTGGGTCTGTTGCTGATGGTAGGCGGGGGGGTGCTGTGGTTCAACCTGAGCAAGAGCCAGAGCTCCCTGCCAGCCTCGAGCGAGCCGCAGGTGCAGGCCCAGGCGCAGTCTTTCGACCAGAACCGCGCTTTTCTGGAAAATGAACGCAATACCATTGACATCGTCCAGCGCACCGGTGATGGGGTGGTGTTCGTGGCGGTGCGGGCCACCCCCAGGGTGAGCAACGATTTCGGCTTCTTTGCGCCCTTCCTGCAGCCCCAGCCCCAGGAGGGTACGGGTTCGGGCTTCGTGCTCGACCAGGACGGGCTGATTCTCACCAACTACCACGTGATCGAAGGAGCCGACCAGATCACCGTGCGCTTCCACAACGATCCCAAGAGCTACCCGGCGCGGGTGATAGGCCGGGCCGAGCCCCTGGACATGGCCCTGATCCGGGTGCAGGCCCCGCGCGATAAGCTGAAGCCCATGCGCCTCGCCGACTCCGACCAGGTGCGGGTAGGGCAGAAGGCCATTGCCATGGGCAACCCCTTTGGCCTCGAGTTCACCGTGACCGAGGGCATCGTCTCGGCCATAAGGCGCAACCCCAACGACGGCAGCGGCGGCGGTAAAGGGGCCTTCGTGCCCACGGTCATTCAGACCGACGCGGCCATCAACCCCGGCAACTCGGGGGGGCCGCTGCTCAACTCCCGCGGCGAGGTGATCGGGATCAACACCTTCATCTACAGCTCGGCGGGGGCCTTTGGGGCCGCGCAGTCGGCGGGCATTGGCTTCGCCATCCCCATCAACCTGGCCAAGCAGTACCTGAACGACCTCAAAGCCGGCAAGGACATTACCGCCGAAGAGATCGTGCGCTCCCGGCCCCGCCTGGGCGTGACCCTCTCGCTGCTCTCGATGGCCGAGTACCCCGAAAACATCCGCCGCCAGAACCGCCTGCCCGATACCGGCCTGATGATCCAGCAGGTGGAGCGGGGCAGCCCTGCCGAGCGGGCCGGGCTGCGAGCCGCCACCCGTACCGTGCAGCTTCAGCTTCGCACCGGCCAGGTGATTGAGCTGGGGGTGAACGGCGACATCCTGCTCGAGGCCGATGGCAACCCCATCAACAACATCAACGACCTGCGCGCGGTACTGCTTTCCAAAAAGCCAGGCGAAGCGGTAACCCTTAAGATCTGGCGCGACGGACAGACCCGCGAGGTGCGGGTGGTGCCACAGGTGATTCGCTAA